The following proteins are co-located in the Myroides profundi genome:
- a CDS encoding TrmH family RNA methyltransferase gives MVTKNQIKLIKSLHQKKYRKEHQLFIAEGVKVIGELVKSSLVLEHIYCTEELHFNVPQSKVSIVSKDDLKKMSALSTTSNCLAVFHCTEQETVDYSDLIVALDDIRDPGNLGTIIRLCDWFGIKHIICTSETVDVYNPKVVQATMGSIARVNIVYGDLTELIRAGGELPIYGTFMDGENIYPKTVANKGIIIMGNEANGISNAIEDLVTDRIAIPRYGNLQQTESLNVAMAASIVLSEFRRHNF, from the coding sequence ATGGTTACGAAAAACCAAATCAAATTAATTAAGAGTTTACATCAGAAAAAATATAGAAAAGAACACCAACTTTTTATTGCAGAAGGAGTTAAGGTGATAGGCGAATTAGTTAAATCTTCTCTTGTTTTAGAACATATATATTGCACTGAGGAGCTTCATTTTAATGTTCCACAGTCAAAGGTTTCTATTGTTAGTAAAGACGATTTAAAGAAAATGTCTGCTCTGAGTACTACTTCTAATTGTTTGGCTGTATTTCATTGTACGGAACAAGAGACTGTAGATTATAGTGATCTTATCGTTGCTTTAGATGATATTAGAGATCCAGGTAATCTAGGGACTATTATACGATTATGTGATTGGTTCGGGATTAAGCATATTATTTGTACCAGTGAGACAGTAGATGTTTATAATCCTAAAGTAGTACAAGCTACGATGGGATCTATTGCCCGTGTAAATATTGTTTATGGAGATTTAACAGAATTAATAAGAGCAGGAGGAGAGCTACCTATTTATGGAACGTTTATGGATGGTGAGAATATCTATCCTAAGACTGTAGCGAATAAGGGTATTATCATCATGGGAAATGAAGCTAACGGTATTAGTAATGCCATAGAAGATTTAGTGACTGATAGAATAGCTATTCCGCGTTATGGAAATTTACAACAGACCGAAAGTTTAAATGTAGCCATGGCAGCCTCTATCGTACTAAGCGAATTTAGAAGACATAATTTTTAA
- a CDS encoding porin family protein → MKRLIVFFLILFVSSQSYGQWIFGKNPMLNKRDWDKQRVHWGYYLGVNSYNYKFDYNADYYHKLQALKEKYPNDYTEIQVKSSMGFNVGLVGNLRIMEHLDLRFEPGLTYAKRELSFPRALIYDYYATQHNNLEPSEYELNSSSQKSTSATYLHFPLLLKFSALRTGNIRPYVLGGFSLDLNLGSNNKVDSDNYEGVWRVEKLTANYEVGVGVDLYFEYFKFSPSIRGVFGINDELIRDKNAQSPWTGNIESMKSRGIFVNFTFH, encoded by the coding sequence ATGAAAAGACTAATTGTATTTTTTTTAATTCTATTCGTTAGCTCACAGTCTTATGGGCAATGGATATTTGGTAAAAATCCCATGCTTAACAAAAGAGATTGGGACAAACAACGTGTACATTGGGGCTATTACTTAGGAGTTAATTCATACAATTACAAGTTCGATTATAATGCAGACTATTATCACAAGCTACAAGCATTAAAAGAAAAATACCCTAATGACTATACTGAGATCCAAGTTAAGTCATCTATGGGATTTAATGTTGGTCTTGTGGGGAACTTGCGTATCATGGAGCATCTAGACTTGCGTTTTGAACCAGGACTAACATATGCTAAAAGAGAATTGTCTTTCCCAAGAGCGCTTATCTATGATTATTATGCTACACAGCACAATAACCTAGAGCCTTCAGAATACGAGTTAAACAGTTCTTCTCAAAAATCAACTAGTGCAACATATTTGCACTTCCCTTTATTATTAAAATTCTCTGCTTTGAGAACTGGAAATATACGTCCTTATGTATTAGGAGGTTTTTCTTTAGACTTAAACTTAGGAAGTAACAATAAAGTAGATAGTGATAACTATGAAGGAGTCTGGAGAGTAGAAAAGCTTACAGCTAACTATGAAGTCGGAGTTGGAGTGGATCTTTATTTTGAATACTTTAAATTCTCACCTTCTATTAGAGGGGTATTCGGAATTAATGATGAGTTAATCAGAGATAAAAATGCACAAAGTCCATGGACAGGAAATATAGAATCAATGAAATCTAGAGGAATATTCGTCAACTTTACCTTTCATTAA
- the ubiE gene encoding bifunctional demethylmenaquinone methyltransferase/2-methoxy-6-polyprenyl-1,4-benzoquinol methylase UbiE, which yields MSKNITPYEGSELGKKQQVEQMFDTISGNYDNLNRMITFGTDQGWRRKVLKLVSEQKPNTILDIATGTGDLAILLSKTKATKIIGLDLSAGMLEVGKQKIKALNLDNRIEMVQGDSENLPFEDNTFDAITVGFGIRNFEDLEKGLSEILRVLKPGGIFVILETSVPTKFPFKQGYFFYTQNVMPFMGKLFSKDQKAYKYLSDSAKNFPFGEALNNILRKVGFKDVKHLPQTMGIATIYSSSK from the coding sequence ATGTCAAAAAATATTACTCCATACGAAGGATCTGAATTAGGCAAGAAACAACAAGTTGAACAAATGTTTGATACTATTTCAGGTAACTATGATAACCTAAATAGAATGATTACTTTCGGTACTGATCAAGGATGGAGACGCAAAGTATTAAAATTAGTATCTGAGCAAAAACCAAATACAATATTAGACATTGCTACTGGTACAGGAGATTTAGCTATTTTACTTTCTAAAACAAAGGCTACTAAAATCATTGGATTAGACTTATCAGCTGGAATGCTAGAAGTAGGTAAACAAAAGATCAAAGCACTAAACCTAGATAACAGAATAGAAATGGTACAAGGAGACTCAGAAAACTTGCCATTTGAAGACAACACCTTTGATGCTATCACAGTAGGTTTTGGTATTAGAAACTTTGAAGACTTAGAAAAAGGATTGTCAGAAATACTTCGCGTATTAAAACCTGGAGGAATATTCGTTATTCTAGAAACTTCTGTTCCTACTAAATTCCCATTTAAACAAGGGTACTTCTTCTATACACAGAATGTAATGCCATTCATGGGTAAATTGTTCTCTAAAGACCAAAAAGCTTATAAATATTTATCTGACTCTGCAAAAAACTTCCCTTTTGGAGAAGCTTTAAACAATATTTTAAGAAAAGTTGGGTTTAAAGATGTAAAGCATCTTCCTCAAACGATGGGAATTGCTACGATATATTCATCTTCAAAATAA
- a CDS encoding GNAT family N-acetyltransferase codes for MHYTIRPAKREDYDVVPELMLQAMEDIVFTFIQKEDIEEAINFLTIMFRKPGNLYSYENTFVAIDEEGDIVGSITGYNGDDFITLREPVLDLMKQQYNNDMIPEPETAGGEYYLDTVAVSPKVQGKGVGSHLLKHAVDYAKSQGHEQVGLIVDLENPSAMKLYSRLGFKQGNQLEFAGGEYYHMYI; via the coding sequence ATGCATTATACAATTAGACCTGCAAAAAGAGAAGATTACGACGTAGTTCCAGAATTAATGCTACAAGCAATGGAAGATATTGTCTTCACATTTATCCAAAAAGAAGACATCGAAGAAGCCATTAACTTTCTAACTATTATGTTCCGTAAACCAGGTAACTTATATAGTTATGAAAACACTTTCGTAGCGATAGATGAAGAGGGTGATATCGTAGGATCTATTACTGGGTATAACGGAGATGACTTCATCACGTTAAGAGAACCTGTACTAGACCTAATGAAGCAACAATATAATAATGACATGATACCTGAACCAGAAACTGCTGGTGGAGAATACTACTTAGATACTGTAGCTGTATCTCCTAAAGTACAAGGTAAGGGAGTAGGTAGTCACTTACTGAAACATGCTGTAGACTATGCTAAGTCACAAGGTCATGAACAAGTAGGACTAATCGTAGATTTAGAAAACCCTAGTGCAATGAAACTTTATTCTCGACTAGGATTTAAACAAGGGAATCAACTAGAATTTGCAGGTGGTGAATACTACCATATGTATATCTAA
- a CDS encoding alanine/glycine:cation symporter family protein, whose protein sequence is MEEIIKLLNDLIWSNIFIALCLLAGLYFTITTGFIQIRYFRHMVKLLFTEGSSDKGVSPFQAFSMAIAGRVGVGNIVGVATAIAAGGPGAIFWMWAIAFLGSASAFIESTLAQIYKVDKNGQYVGGPAFYIEKGMKSKAFALFFSIVTLISCGLFLPSIQSNSIAVSMHSAFSIHTWVSGIGICLFLGFAVFGGAKKMGLIAQIIVPFMASAYIIMAIVIIGLNIQEVPHIFALIFKSAFNLESAFSGVFGAAIAWGVKRGIYSNEAGQGTAPHAAAASETSHPVKQGLVQAFSVYVDTLFVCTATALMILFTNSYNVIDESGAYIVENMPGVEAGAAYTVKAVATHFPVFASQFIAIALTFFAITTAMSYVFIAESNFEYLSKKKNIVLRWVMRIIILSIVFFASTSEPSIAWGIGDIGVGAMAWINIIAIFILRKPALKALKDYVAQRKEGKDPVFEPNKIGIENASEEWDKINERRAHQ, encoded by the coding sequence ATGGAAGAAATTATTAAATTACTAAATGACTTAATTTGGTCTAACATTTTTATCGCGCTCTGTCTGTTAGCAGGACTTTACTTTACGATTACAACAGGTTTTATACAGATCAGATACTTTCGCCACATGGTGAAATTACTTTTTACAGAAGGCTCTTCTGACAAAGGCGTGAGTCCATTCCAAGCATTTAGTATGGCTATCGCTGGGCGTGTAGGAGTAGGAAATATCGTAGGAGTAGCTACAGCTATTGCTGCCGGAGGGCCTGGAGCGATCTTCTGGATGTGGGCTATTGCCTTTTTAGGAAGTGCATCTGCATTTATAGAATCTACATTAGCACAAATTTACAAAGTAGATAAAAATGGTCAATACGTAGGAGGACCAGCTTTCTACATAGAAAAAGGAATGAAAAGCAAAGCATTTGCTCTATTCTTTTCTATCGTAACTCTAATCAGCTGTGGTCTATTCTTACCGAGTATTCAAAGCAATAGTATCGCTGTAAGTATGCATTCTGCATTCTCTATCCATACGTGGGTTAGTGGGATCGGTATCTGTTTATTTTTAGGGTTTGCAGTATTCGGTGGAGCGAAGAAAATGGGATTAATAGCTCAGATCATTGTACCTTTTATGGCAAGTGCCTACATTATCATGGCTATTGTTATTATAGGACTAAACATACAAGAGGTTCCTCACATCTTTGCTTTAATCTTTAAATCTGCCTTCAACCTAGAATCTGCTTTTAGTGGAGTCTTCGGTGCTGCAATCGCATGGGGAGTAAAAAGAGGGATATACTCTAATGAGGCAGGACAAGGTACAGCACCACATGCTGCTGCTGCATCAGAAACATCTCATCCTGTAAAACAAGGATTAGTACAAGCTTTCTCTGTTTATGTAGATACACTATTCGTATGTACAGCAACAGCCTTAATGATTTTATTTACGAATTCGTATAATGTGATAGATGAGTCAGGAGCTTATATAGTAGAAAATATGCCAGGTGTAGAAGCAGGAGCTGCTTATACGGTGAAAGCTGTTGCGACACACTTTCCAGTATTCGCTTCTCAATTCATTGCTATAGCACTAACTTTCTTTGCTATTACTACCGCTATGTCTTATGTGTTCATCGCTGAGTCAAACTTTGAATACTTAAGTAAAAAGAAAAATATTGTTCTTAGATGGGTTATGCGTATCATCATATTAAGCATTGTATTCTTTGCCTCTACTAGTGAACCAAGTATAGCATGGGGAATCGGTGATATCGGTGTAGGAGCTATGGCATGGATTAATATCATCGCTATCTTTATCCTAAGAAAGCCTGCTCTAAAAGCATTAAAAGATTATGTAGCACAACGCAAAGAAGGAAAAGATCCTGTATTCGAACCTAATAAAATAGGTATAGAGAATGCTTCTGAAGAATGGGATAAAATAAATGAACGAAGAGCACATCAGTAA
- a CDS encoding DinB family protein yields the protein MSHLDYIRRSEGMSLEEILIARIPIVLDALDKVTLQHKWDYAYAEGKWTVKELVQHLIDCERIFSYRALHIARKDTSVLSGFDENHYIDNAKGENKEPQDLIEEYVTLMKSVYYQFKGFTTEALALKNQMAHYVLSVEEIGRLNYGHTLHHIEVLSERYLDKE from the coding sequence ATGTCACACCTAGATTATATTAGACGTTCAGAAGGAATGTCTTTAGAAGAAATATTAATAGCCCGCATTCCTATTGTTTTGGATGCATTGGACAAGGTAACTTTACAGCATAAATGGGATTATGCTTATGCAGAGGGGAAGTGGACAGTAAAAGAATTGGTACAACATCTAATAGACTGTGAGCGAATATTTAGTTATCGCGCTCTACATATCGCTCGTAAGGATACAAGTGTCTTAAGTGGATTTGATGAGAATCACTATATAGATAATGCAAAAGGGGAGAATAAAGAACCTCAAGATTTAATAGAAGAATATGTGACACTGATGAAGAGTGTATACTATCAGTTTAAAGGTTTTACAACAGAAGCGTTAGCCTTAAAAAATCAGATGGCTCATTATGTACTTTCAGTAGAAGAGATCGGTAGGCTTAACTATGGACATACCTTACATCATATAGAGGTTCTATCAGAGAGGTATTTAGATAAAGAATAG
- a CDS encoding inorganic diphosphatase, with protein MNTFETFDAFVEIPAGSRNKYEYDFDLKRLRFDRLLYSNMRYPADYGFIPETLALDGDPLDVLVMFTEPSLPGMVVEVKPVGVFYMADDKGQDEKILCVPVSDPIMNKLNDIQDVNEHFKKEVEHFFKVYKDLENKTVTTDGFGDKAAAVQLIKECTERFEKLENKAEGLFSIRY; from the coding sequence ATGAATACATTCGAAACTTTTGATGCATTTGTTGAGATTCCAGCAGGCAGCAGAAACAAATATGAGTATGATTTTGATTTAAAAAGATTGCGTTTTGACCGTCTTTTATATTCTAACATGAGATATCCAGCTGATTACGGATTCATTCCAGAAACATTAGCATTAGACGGAGACCCTCTAGACGTACTTGTAATGTTCACTGAGCCATCTCTTCCAGGAATGGTAGTAGAGGTAAAACCTGTAGGAGTTTTCTATATGGCTGATGATAAAGGACAAGATGAAAAAATCTTATGTGTACCTGTATCTGATCCAATCATGAATAAATTAAACGATATTCAAGATGTAAACGAGCACTTCAAAAAAGAAGTAGAACACTTCTTCAAAGTATACAAAGACTTAGAAAACAAAACAGTTACTACTGATGGTTTTGGAGATAAAGCAGCTGCTGTTCAATTAATCAAAGAATGTACTGAGCGTTTTGAAAAATTAGAAAACAAAGCTGAAGGTTTATTCAGCATCCGTTACTAA
- a CDS encoding DUF5686 and carboxypeptidase-like regulatory domain-containing protein produces the protein MKNKVKFLLLFLLVSVFSWGQTKVSGKIIDENNLEVPFASVYFKNSTDGVIANESGKFYLESTKTYTTLVVSFVGYKTLEIPLEGKTNLDLKVVLQDDNTLDEVKIYAGKTSKKNNPALDILRKIWERKRKNGLYMFSQYEYDKYEKVEFDLNSIDSAYQKKKLFRGMEFIFEQIDTNRITGKTYLPIFINENIGQVYGDNRNGKKIEKTLGNKNSGFDTNQHIIEFVKDLYAEYNIYNNYIKIFDKDFVSPLSRTGINVYNYVLADSAYIDDKWCFNIVYYPRRKGELTFKGDFWVNDSTFAIKKINMEASRDANINWVKEIYIEQEFDVLNDSVFLLTKDHFMSDFALSKREKSKGVYGKRTSIYKHHKFDIEHPDEFYQKNVNVYDEGIYKRDEDFWKSYRFESLSKDELGIYKMLDTLKTVPKFKFLFDLSSTIASNYYNIDKYKFDYGPIFSTFGYNDIEGLRLRAGGRTYFGPNDKWRLEGYGAYGFKDNQFKYGISAKVLLHNDSRLILFGGNRRDIEQIGVSLTETNDVLGRSFASNSLFASGDNTKLTKINLSTVGLEIEPVKNLKFSTSFNYRTLRAASDLFNLDYYEDKENNIIANETKQSEFNLTAEYTPKRKTIGYGVDRTDVDKKYLRMFLKYTQGFKGVIDSDFEYKKVQFYARKPLLLGGFGTLTPTFEAGKTFGEVPLGLLSVVPGNQSWFNIENTFANLNYYEFVTDQYASLHLEHNFGGRLFSRIPWLRDFNLREIVGVRGIYGKVSQENINLNASGLQYKAPSDVYYEYYVGVGNIFKIFRLDLSWRGNYLDMPDARKFAIRGSFGIYF, from the coding sequence ATGAAAAATAAAGTTAAGTTTTTATTACTATTTCTACTCGTTTCGGTATTTAGTTGGGGACAAACCAAAGTAAGTGGGAAAATAATTGACGAAAACAACTTAGAGGTACCATTTGCTAGCGTTTACTTTAAAAACTCTACTGACGGAGTTATTGCTAATGAATCTGGTAAGTTCTACTTAGAGTCTACTAAGACCTATACTACCCTAGTGGTATCTTTCGTGGGTTATAAAACACTTGAAATTCCGTTAGAGGGAAAAACGAATCTAGATCTAAAAGTCGTTCTACAAGATGACAACACCTTAGATGAAGTTAAAATCTATGCTGGTAAAACTTCTAAGAAGAATAACCCTGCCTTAGATATTCTACGTAAAATATGGGAGCGTAAACGCAAGAATGGTTTATACATGTTCTCTCAATACGAGTATGATAAATACGAGAAAGTAGAATTTGATTTAAACAGTATAGATAGTGCATACCAGAAGAAAAAACTATTCAGAGGTATGGAGTTCATCTTCGAACAAATAGATACCAACCGCATTACTGGAAAGACATACTTACCTATTTTTATCAATGAAAATATAGGTCAGGTATATGGTGATAATAGAAACGGTAAGAAAATCGAAAAAACCTTAGGAAACAAAAACTCAGGTTTTGATACGAATCAACATATCATCGAGTTCGTTAAAGACTTATACGCTGAGTATAATATCTATAACAACTATATCAAGATATTCGACAAAGACTTCGTCAGTCCACTATCTCGTACAGGTATTAATGTGTATAACTATGTACTAGCTGATAGTGCATATATAGATGATAAATGGTGCTTTAATATCGTGTACTATCCTAGACGTAAAGGAGAACTAACATTCAAAGGAGACTTCTGGGTAAACGACTCTACATTCGCAATCAAGAAGATCAATATGGAAGCGAGTAGAGATGCGAATATTAACTGGGTAAAAGAGATCTATATAGAGCAAGAGTTCGATGTTCTAAATGATTCTGTATTCCTATTGACTAAAGATCACTTCATGTCTGACTTTGCCCTTTCTAAAAGAGAGAAGTCTAAAGGGGTCTATGGTAAACGTACTTCTATCTATAAACATCACAAATTTGACATAGAGCATCCTGATGAATTCTATCAAAAGAATGTGAATGTATATGATGAAGGAATCTATAAGAGAGATGAAGACTTCTGGAAAAGTTATCGCTTTGAATCATTAAGTAAAGACGAACTAGGAATCTATAAAATGCTAGATACATTAAAAACAGTACCTAAGTTTAAGTTTCTATTTGATCTATCATCTACTATAGCAAGTAACTACTATAATATTGATAAGTATAAATTTGACTACGGACCTATCTTTTCTACATTTGGTTATAATGATATAGAAGGATTGCGTTTACGTGCTGGTGGAAGAACTTACTTTGGACCAAATGACAAATGGAGATTAGAAGGATATGGTGCATATGGATTTAAAGACAATCAGTTTAAATACGGTATCAGTGCTAAAGTACTATTGCACAACGATAGTAGATTAATCTTATTCGGAGGGAATCGTAGAGATATAGAGCAAATAGGTGTAAGTCTTACTGAGACAAATGATGTGTTGGGAAGAAGTTTTGCTTCGAACTCTTTATTTGCAAGTGGAGATAATACTAAGTTGACTAAAATTAATCTTTCTACAGTAGGTCTAGAGATAGAACCTGTCAAGAACTTAAAGTTTAGTACTTCGTTTAATTATAGAACACTAAGAGCGGCATCAGACTTATTTAACCTAGACTACTACGAGGATAAAGAGAATAATATCATCGCTAACGAAACAAAACAGTCTGAATTTAACCTAACTGCTGAATATACACCTAAACGAAAAACAATAGGATACGGTGTAGATAGAACGGATGTAGATAAAAAATATCTACGTATGTTCTTAAAGTATACACAAGGGTTCAAAGGTGTAATAGATAGTGACTTCGAGTATAAAAAAGTTCAATTCTATGCTAGAAAACCTTTATTGTTAGGAGGCTTTGGTACATTGACACCAACATTCGAAGCAGGAAAGACATTCGGAGAAGTACCATTAGGATTATTAAGTGTTGTACCTGGTAACCAATCGTGGTTTAATATAGAAAATACGTTTGCTAACTTAAACTACTATGAATTTGTTACTGACCAATATGCATCATTGCATTTAGAGCACAATTTTGGAGGTCGCTTATTCTCACGTATTCCATGGTTAAGAGATTTCAATTTACGTGAGATCGTAGGAGTTAGAGGAATATACGGAAAAGTATCACAAGAGAATATAAACTTAAATGCATCAGGGCTACAATACAAGGCACCTAGTGATGTATACTATGAATATTATGTTGGTGTAGGTAATATATTTAAAATCTTTAGACTTGATCTAAGTTGGAGAGGAAATTACCTAGATATGCCAGATGCTAGAAAGTTTGCCATTAGAGGATCTTTCGGAATTTATTTCTAA
- a CDS encoding pyruvate dehydrogenase complex E1 component subunit beta has product MRTIQFREAVCEAMSEEMRRDESIYLIGEEVAEYNGAYKASKGMLDEFGPKRVIDAPIAELGFAGIAVGSAMNGNRPIVEFMTFNFSLVGIDQIINNAAKMRQMSGGQFNIPIVFRGPTASAGQLGATHSQAFENWYANVPGLKVVVPSNVYDCKGLLKAAIRDNDPVIFMESEQMYGDKGEVPEGEYTIPLGVADIKREGTDVTIVSFGKIIKEAYKAADELAQEGISCEIIDLRTVRPLDQEAILKSVKKTNRLVILEEAWPFGSISSEITYMVQEQAFDHLDAPIQRITTADTPAPYSPVLLQEWLPNANDVVKAVKKVLYK; this is encoded by the coding sequence ATGAGAACGATTCAATTTAGAGAGGCCGTGTGTGAAGCGATGAGCGAAGAAATGCGTCGCGACGAATCAATATATTTAATAGGTGAAGAAGTAGCTGAATATAACGGTGCTTATAAAGCTTCTAAAGGTATGTTGGACGAATTCGGTCCAAAACGTGTTATCGATGCTCCGATTGCTGAGTTAGGATTTGCTGGTATTGCAGTTGGATCTGCAATGAATGGTAACCGTCCTATCGTTGAGTTTATGACTTTCAACTTCTCTTTAGTAGGAATCGACCAAATTATAAATAACGCTGCTAAGATGCGTCAGATGTCTGGTGGTCAATTTAATATTCCTATCGTATTCCGTGGACCTACTGCATCTGCAGGACAATTAGGTGCAACTCACTCACAAGCTTTTGAAAACTGGTATGCTAATGTACCTGGATTAAAAGTAGTAGTACCATCTAACGTATATGACTGTAAAGGATTATTAAAAGCGGCTATCCGTGATAATGACCCTGTTATCTTCATGGAGTCTGAGCAAATGTATGGTGATAAAGGTGAAGTGCCAGAAGGAGAATACACTATCCCATTAGGAGTAGCTGATATTAAGAGAGAAGGTACTGATGTAACTATCGTTTCTTTTGGTAAAATCATCAAAGAAGCTTATAAAGCTGCTGACGAATTAGCTCAAGAAGGTATCTCTTGTGAGATTATTGACTTACGTACTGTACGTCCATTAGATCAAGAGGCTATTCTTAAGTCTGTTAAGAAAACAAACCGTCTAGTAATTCTAGAGGAGGCTTGGCCATTTGGAAGTATTTCTTCTGAAATTACTTATATGGTACAAGAGCAAGCATTCGATCATCTAGATGCTCCTATCCAAAGAATCACGACTGCTGATACACCAGCACCATATTCACCAGTATTACTACAAGAGTGGCTACCTAACGCTAACGATGTAGTGAAAGCTGTGAAAAAAGTACTTTACAAGTAA
- a CDS encoding GNAT family N-acetyltransferase, with protein MRLETERLILRPWEESDAESLYLYAKDEQVGPAAGWPAHKSVEESKAVINNEFAHPEIYAVALKDTNEAIGCIGLLIGENSNFDISENEAEVAYWIGVPHWGKGYLPEALDRLIKHAFVDLKMVDLWCGFYEENMKSLRAQSKCGFTFAYKSENRYDKYFKDDRIEVITRLKYEDWLQSQK; from the coding sequence ATGAGACTAGAAACAGAAAGATTGATTTTGCGCCCTTGGGAAGAGTCAGATGCAGAGAGTTTATATTTATACGCAAAAGACGAGCAAGTAGGCCCAGCAGCAGGTTGGCCTGCACATAAAAGTGTAGAGGAAAGTAAAGCAGTAATCAACAACGAATTTGCACACCCTGAGATATACGCCGTAGCTCTAAAAGACACCAATGAAGCAATAGGATGTATCGGATTATTAATTGGAGAAAACAGTAACTTTGACATTTCTGAAAACGAAGCAGAAGTAGCTTATTGGATAGGTGTACCACATTGGGGCAAAGGTTATCTCCCGGAGGCTCTTGACCGATTAATCAAACATGCATTTGTAGACCTAAAGATGGTAGACCTATGGTGCGGATTCTATGAAGAGAATATGAAATCACTACGCGCTCAGTCTAAATGTGGATTTACATTCGCTTATAAATCAGAAAACAGATACGACAAATACTTTAAAGACGATCGTATCGAAGTAATCACAAGATTAAAATATGAAGACTGGTTACAGTCTCAAAAATAA
- a CDS encoding AraC family transcriptional regulator: MESALMDLNDRITLRFGVDYGICTKENQYDYPVTIPYLTFFFVEVGSAVVSVDFKDYALSRGSFIIVGEDNMVTFREVSEDFLMHCFLIQRDFASEIAYVLPNELFSYLHYFPVQHLTEENVVIYNHWHSLSLYIMEHTSIHARRMLCNQFQTLFLSLSEQVNYDELVIEKHYSRQEELCWKFWDLITHHAKQHRDVAFYADTLFITPYYLSQITQQFLNYSPKELINRQVVLEIKHYLRNTDLNISQIAEQLNFQDPSYMGRFFKRETGVNPLEFRR, encoded by the coding sequence ATGGAAAGTGCTTTGATGGATTTAAATGATCGTATTACTCTTCGCTTTGGGGTAGATTATGGGATATGTACGAAGGAGAATCAGTATGATTATCCTGTGACTATACCTTATTTGACTTTCTTTTTTGTAGAAGTAGGAAGTGCAGTGGTCAGTGTTGATTTTAAAGATTATGCGCTGAGTAGAGGGAGCTTTATTATCGTAGGAGAGGATAATATGGTTACTTTCAGAGAGGTGTCGGAAGACTTTCTGATGCATTGCTTTTTGATTCAACGTGATTTTGCTAGTGAGATTGCTTATGTATTGCCAAATGAGTTGTTTAGTTATTTACATTATTTCCCAGTGCAGCACCTTACAGAAGAGAACGTAGTGATATATAATCACTGGCATTCGCTGTCTCTTTATATTATGGAGCATACTTCTATACATGCAAGAAGAATGTTGTGTAACCAATTTCAAACTTTGTTCTTAAGTTTGTCAGAGCAGGTTAACTATGACGAATTAGTTATAGAGAAACACTACAGTAGGCAAGAGGAGCTGTGTTGGAAGTTTTGGGATTTGATCACCCATCATGCTAAGCAGCATAGAGATGTCGCATTCTACGCGGATACTTTATTTATCACGCCTTATTATTTATCACAGATTACACAGCAGTTTTTAAACTATAGTCCTAAAGAGCTTATTAATCGCCAAGTCGTCTTAGAGATTAAACATTACCTTCGCAATACGGATTTGAACATTAGCCAAATAGCCGAGCAGTTAAACTTTCAAGATCCTTCTTATATGGGACGTTTCTTTAAGCGAGAGACAGGAGTGAATCCATTAGAATTTAGGAGATAG